In a genomic window of Brassica rapa cultivar Chiifu-401-42 chromosome A10, CAAS_Brap_v3.01, whole genome shotgun sequence:
- the LOC117129325 gene encoding probable LRR receptor-like serine/threonine-protein kinase PAM74 — translation MSLESRSTSSNIYSSLFLLFCSFLSNFLFLLCLNHFVLEILLFFGFSLFSSCLLSGFISLDCGLPVTEPSPYNELSTGLQFSSDAKFIQSGKIGKIQANLESQYLKPYTRLRYFPEGIRNCYNLPVENNRKYLIRARFVYGNYDDLNTYPQFDLHLGPNPWATIDLQEFVNGTVNEIIHTQTSNSLQICLVKTGKTTPMISALELRPLGNNSYNTESGSLNLFIRMYANKTDGLLR, via the exons ATGTCCCTAGAGTCAA GATCAACAAG TAGTAACATATATTCTTCgttattcttattattttgttcctttctttctaattttttgttCCTATTGTGTCTCAATCATTTTGTACTtgaaattcttttattttttggattCTCACTTTTTAGTTCATGTCTCTTGTCAGGGTTTATCAGTTTGGATTGTGGTTTACCTGTGACTGAACCATCTCCTTATAATGAGCTATCAACCGGACTACAGTTTTCCTCTGATGCAAAGTTCATACAGAGTGGCAAAATCGGTAAAATCCAGGCGAATCTGGAGAGTCAATACCTGAAGCCGTACACGAGGCTGAGATATTTCCCGGAAGGGATACGCAACTGCTATAATCTGCCTGTTGAGAATAACAGGAAATATTTGATCAGGGCTAGGTTTGTTTATGGGAATTATGATGATCTTAACACTTACCCGCAATTTGATCTGCATCTAGGCCCTAATCCGTGGGCAACAATAGATTTACAAGAGTTTGTGAATGGTACAGTGAATGAGATTATTCACACCCAAACATCAAACTCATTGCAGATTTGTCTTGTTAAGACAGGGAAAACTACACCAATGATCTCAGCCTTGGAACTACGGCCGTTGGGTAATAACTCTTACAACACAGAGTCAGGTTCCCTGAATCTTTTCATTAGGATGTATGCCAACAAAACAGATGGCTTACTACGGTAA
- the LOC117129326 gene encoding probable LRR receptor-like serine/threonine-protein kinase PAM74 has protein sequence MKYPDDAYDRSWFNFLSTSWSQIFTTLEVSNDNNYAPPKKALATAAIPSNLSAPLTVSWTPEKHGDQYYLYSHFAEIQDLHANDTREFDVLWNGAVTIEAFVPSKLLIDTFMNKSPETCDGGKCSYQLIKTSKSTLPPLLNALEIYTVIQFPQSETDENDVVAIKDIETAYGLSRIKWQGDPCVPQMYAWDGLNCSYTAISTPPRITSLNLSSSGLTGTIAAGIQNLTLLQKLDLSNNKLTGAVPEFLVQMTSLVIINLRGNDLTARMSVEQSERIVIVVNPASSAFSIPLRRASDSAKRGELTDAIICAPVNGDSDRSPGKKQASPARFVEASQAASTKQDNSGGDLVAFRGSLLEGRVTLSSKMSLLRAVQRVQQIQGRTGETTPDGGRQRACLKRTNAPLKSTPSAM, from the exons ATGAA GTACCCCGATGATGCTTACGATCGTAGTTGGTTTAACTTTCTTTCCACGAGTTGGTCTCAGATTTTCACCACCCTCGAAGTTAGCAATGATAACAATTATGCTCCACCAAAAAAGGCTCTTGCAACCGCTGCTATACCTTCCAATCTCAGTGCGCCATTGACAGTCAGTTGGACGCCGGAAAAACATGGTGACCAATATTACTTGTATAGCCACTTCGCTGAGATACAAGATTTACATGCCAACGATACCAGGGAATTTGACGTGTTATGGAATGGAGCTGTTACTATTGAAGCTTTTGTTCCTTCAAAGTTACTGATTGATACTTTCATGAATAAGTCTCCAGAGACTTGCGATGGAGGGAAATGTAGCTACCAGCTAATAAAAACCTCGAAATCAACTCTTCCTCCTCTACTAAATGCTCTTGAGATCTACACGGTTATCCAATTCCCACAATCGGAAACAGATGAAAACGATG TGGTTGCTATCAAAGATATCGAAACTGCCTATGGATTGAGTAGAATCAAGTGGCAAGGAGATCCTTGCGTCCCTCAAATGTATGCATGGGACGGTTTGAATTGTAGCTACACCGCTATTTCTACACCTCCAAGAATAACGTCCTT AAACTTGTCTTCAAGCGGGTTAACTGGAACCATAGCGGCTGGTATTCAAAACCTTACACTACTACAAAAACT AGACTTGTCAAATAACAAATTGACTGGAGCGGTGCCTGAGTTTCTAGTCCAGATGACATCGTTGGTGATCAT AAACCTAAGAGGGAACGATCTTACTG CTCGGATGAGCGTTGAGCAATCGGAAAGGATAGTGATCGTTGTGAATCCTGCTTCTAGCGCCTTCTCGATTCCTCTTCGGAGAGCTAGTGATTCAGCTAAAAGAGGGGAACTAACCGACGCGATCATCTGTGCTCCTGTGAATGGTGATTCTGATCGATCACCTGGAAAGAAGCAAGCTAGCCCTGCTCGCTTCGTGGAGGCGTCCCAAGCAGCATCGACAAAACAAGATAACTCCGGTGGTGATCTCGTGGCGTTTCGGGGTTCACTTCTCGAAG GTCGAGTTACCTTGTCTTCAAAGATGAGTTTATTACGGGCTGTCCAGAGAGTCCAACAGATCCAAGGGAGGACGGGTGAGACTACACCTGATGGGGGGAGGCAGAGGGCTTGTCTGAAGCGAACCAATGCCCCTTTAAAGTCTACGCCCTCAGCTATGTGA
- the LOC103845386 gene encoding probable LRR receptor-like serine/threonine-protein kinase PAM74 — protein MKMTNNFQTVVGEGGFGVVCHGTLNDSEQVAVKLLSQSSSQGYKHFKAEVDLLLRVHYTNLVNLVGYCDEGDHLALIYEFMPNGDLKQHLSGKRGGSIFKWGSRLQIALEAALGLEYLHVGCTPPIVHRDIKTTNILLDQQLKAKIADFGLSRSFPVGGETHVSTVVAGTPGYLDPEYYHTSRLGEKSDVYSFGIVLLEMITNQPVIDQSRQRSHIAQWVGFELNRGDITSIIDPNLHRDYESRSVWRALELAMSCVNPSSANRPNMSQVANELKECLASEKSRRNMNMDSQSSPEVSISFDTGMFPRAR, from the exons ATGAAAATGACAAATAATTTCCAAACAGTAGTAGGCGAAGGTGGATTCGGTGTTGTGTGCCACGGTACTCTAAATGATTCCGAACAAGTAGCTGTTAAATTGCTCTCTCAATCATCTAGTCAAGGCTATAAGCATTTTAAGGCAGAG GTTGATCTTCTTCTAAGAGTTCACTATACAAATTTGGTGAACCTTGTTGGATATTGCGATGAAGGAGATCATTTGGCTCTTATCTATGAGTTTATGCCAAATGGAGACTTAAAACAACATCTATCTG GAAAACGTGGTGGATCCATTTTCAAATGGGGCAGTCGGCTGCAAATAGCTCTGGAGGCTGCACTAG GTTTGGAATATCTACATGTTGGATGCACACCGCCAATTGTACATAGAGATATCAAAACGACAAACATATTGTTGGACCAACAGTTAAAGGCTAAGATCGCCGATTTTGGCCTTTCAAGATCTTTCCCTGTTGGAGGTGAAACCCATGTTTCAACTGTTGTTGCTGGTACACCTGGATATCTTGATCCAGA ATATTACCATACAAGTCGGCTGGGTGAGAAGAGTGATGTGTACAGCTTTGGAATTGTGTTATTGGAAATGATCACAAACCAACCAGTGATTGACCAATCCCGTCAAAGGTCTCACATAGCTCAGTGGGTTGGGTTTGAGCTCAACCGAGGAGATATTACTAGTATTATAGATCCAAACCTCCACAGGGATTACGAGTCTCGTTCCGTATGGAGAGCTCTTGAACTGGCGATGTCGTGCGTGAATCCTTCTTCAGCAAACCGACCAAATATGTCACAGGTTGCTAATGAACTGAAAGAGTGTCTTGCATCTGAAAAGTCTAGGAGAAATATGAATATGGACTCTCAGAGTTCTCCTGAAGTGAGCATAAGCTTTGACACTGGGATGTTTCCGAGGGCAAGATAG